From the genome of Vitis riparia cultivar Riparia Gloire de Montpellier isolate 1030 chromosome 2, EGFV_Vit.rip_1.0, whole genome shotgun sequence, one region includes:
- the LOC117930264 gene encoding anaphase-promoting complex subunit 5-like, with the protein MDADIEVSAELKFKHREKTGEASSFAHHMKDTLRGIDPNGGIFLRTNWQIQGYLCEQADAIEKHSRSFPLNAFESILRQLQKLAPELHRVHFLHYLNNLYHNDYPASLENLHCYFDYSAGAEGFDFVQPTSSASNSFGRYEIALLCLGMMHFHFGHPKQALEVLTEAVRVSQQQSNDTCLAYTLAAICNLLSAIGISNTTGILGSSYGHVTSIGTSLSIKQQLFVLLRRSLKRADSLKLK; encoded by the exons ATGGATGCAGATATTGAGGTTTCTGCTGAACTGAAATTCAAGCACAGAGAGAAAACTGGAGAAGCTAGTTCATTTGCACACCATATGAAAGATACATTGAGAGGTATCGATCCCAATGGTGGGATATTCCTACGTACAAACTGGCAGATACAAGGATACTTATGTGAGCAAGCTGATGCAATTGAGAA GCATAGCAGGTCGTTTCCTTTAAATGCCTTTGAATCTATTCTAAGGCAGCTTCAGAAACTGGCACCAGAATTACATCGT GTTCACTTCTTGCATTACTTGAATAACCTTTATCATAATGATTATCCTGCTTCATTGGAGAATCTTCACTGCTACTTTGATTATAG TGCAGGGGCAGaaggatttgattttgttcaaCCTACTTCATCTGCTAGCAATAGTTTTGGAAGATATGAGATTGCTTTGTTATGTTTGGGAATGATGCATTTTCACTTTGGGCATCCTAAGCAGGCTTTAGAG GTTTTAACTGAAGCAGTTCGTGTTTCTCAACAG CAAAGTAATGATACTTGTCTTGCCTACACTTTAGCAGCTATCTGCAACCTACTGTCTGCAATTGGCATCTCAAACACAACTGGGATACTTGGATCATCATATGGACATGTGACCAGTATAGGAACTTCATTGTCCATAAAGCAACAGTTGTTTGTGCTTCTGAGAAGGTCTTTGAAGAGAGCAGATAGTTTAAAGTTAAAATGA